The Novosphingobium kaempferiae genome includes a window with the following:
- a CDS encoding alpha/beta hydrolase: MIATSTVRLAASGGRAVDVTICAPLDLPDDPIGIVFSHGVNAAPSRYGVLLTRWARAGFVVCAPMHLDSEEHGARVIDDPSKVRRTRVEDFALVSATLSQGIVGLPPITRHAAVGHSYGALIAQVAGGALLDPATGTDPLPGPEPLCVVALSPPPPMPGVIDAAGWSRCTLPMLCVTGTADVMPGFVDDWRQHLVSCDAAPRGVPMVFEGMDHYFDGAFGRLRPGDAKRGEVVERLNAGVVGFIRACAGLSTP; this comes from the coding sequence ATGATCGCGACGTCCACCGTCCGGCTGGCCGCGAGCGGCGGCAGGGCGGTGGACGTGACGATATGCGCGCCGCTCGACTTGCCAGACGATCCGATCGGCATCGTCTTTTCGCACGGGGTGAACGCCGCGCCCTCGCGCTATGGTGTACTGCTGACGCGCTGGGCGCGGGCTGGGTTCGTGGTCTGCGCGCCGATGCACCTCGATTCCGAGGAGCACGGCGCGCGAGTCATCGACGATCCTTCGAAAGTCCGGCGCACCCGCGTCGAGGATTTCGCGCTGGTAAGCGCAACGCTCTCTCAAGGTATCGTCGGGTTGCCGCCCATCACGCGCCATGCGGCGGTGGGACACAGCTACGGGGCGTTGATCGCGCAGGTCGCGGGCGGGGCGCTACTTGATCCGGCGACCGGAACAGACCCGCTGCCTGGCCCGGAACCGCTCTGCGTTGTTGCCCTGTCCCCACCGCCGCCGATGCCGGGGGTGATCGACGCGGCAGGCTGGAGCCGCTGCACGCTGCCCATGCTCTGCGTCACCGGCACCGCCGACGTGATGCCCGGTTTCGTGGACGACTGGCGCCAGCATCTCGTCTCCTGCGATGCCGCGCCGCGCGGCGTGCCGATGGTGTTCGAAGGGATGGACCACTACTTCGACGGCGCCTTCGGACGCCTGCGGCCCGGCGACGCGAAGCGCGGCGAGGTGGTGGAGCGGCTCAACGCGGGTGTGGTCGGGTTCATCCGCGCCTGCGCCGGGCTTTCCACTCCATGA
- a CDS encoding helix-turn-helix domain-containing protein: protein MANVESVIRGLEILRLLNMRTGQSLTELAEGSGLPRGTAYRMLFTLENSGLVERIQNRYWITQKVRTLSHGFDDDWACEVARPIMRELGRSVHWPVTLSEQSGSIALVRETTDAESTLVFSETKPGYRMSMLDTASGRVLLAYAPERKQRTLIDYLRCQPEGVSPFGRTCGEEFDTISGVIRTRGYDVLPMPHGRQSALAVPVVDASGHAVAALALRYFNSAMRHSDAVERFLGPLTATAARISESLGHRDGAMH from the coding sequence ATGGCGAATGTGGAATCGGTGATACGCGGGCTGGAGATCCTCCGCCTGCTCAACATGAGGACGGGGCAGAGCCTGACGGAGCTTGCGGAAGGCTCCGGCCTGCCGCGCGGCACGGCTTACCGGATGCTGTTCACGCTGGAGAATTCCGGCCTCGTGGAGCGCATCCAGAACCGCTACTGGATCACCCAGAAGGTGCGCACGCTCAGCCACGGCTTCGACGACGACTGGGCCTGCGAGGTCGCCCGCCCGATCATGCGCGAACTGGGCCGCAGCGTTCACTGGCCGGTGACGCTGAGCGAGCAGTCGGGCAGCATCGCGCTGGTTCGCGAGACGACCGACGCCGAAAGCACCCTCGTCTTCTCCGAGACCAAGCCGGGCTATCGCATGTCGATGCTCGACACCGCATCTGGCCGCGTGCTGCTGGCCTATGCCCCCGAACGCAAGCAGCGCACCCTGATCGACTACCTGCGCTGCCAGCCCGAGGGGGTCAGCCCCTTTGGCCGAACCTGCGGGGAGGAATTCGACACGATCAGCGGCGTGATCCGCACGCGCGGGTACGATGTCCTGCCGATGCCGCATGGCCGGCAGTCGGCGCTGGCGGTGCCGGTGGTGGACGCTTCCGGCCACGCTGTTGCGGCGCTGGCCCTGCGCTATTTCAACTCCGCGATGCGCCACAGCGACGCGGTGGAGCGCTTCCTCGGCCCGTTGACCGCCACCGCCGCGCGGATCAGCGAGAGCCTCGGCCACCGTGACGGAGCGATGCATTGA
- a CDS encoding alpha/beta fold hydrolase, translating to MNTLEILRERYATYRSRFAVLGGVPLHYTDEGARGPDAPVIVLVHGSFLDLASYEPWLAAFPEYRVVRYDRLRWGLTGQGDGPTITYDDEEALLAGLVDHLGLKRFVLAGSSSGGMTVAAYAAHNPQRVSRLVLINFPLGHGRINNASEPKKPAPVPLPPVEAMRNLLNANFADPLLVTEAMVQRYGDLMNREDPTGSIRSSYAQAALFGEAERAKLLGQIATPTLVMWSRHNRTLAVEHGVAAFEAVGGAEKQFTIIEGAGHMLPLEKGALSGHVARRFVDGETLPPAVAE from the coding sequence GTGAACACGCTCGAAATTCTGCGCGAACGCTACGCCACGTACCGCTCGCGCTTCGCTGTGCTGGGCGGGGTGCCGCTACATTATACCGACGAGGGCGCGCGCGGCCCGGATGCGCCGGTGATCGTGCTGGTCCACGGTTCGTTCCTCGACCTTGCATCTTACGAGCCGTGGCTGGCCGCGTTTCCCGAGTATCGCGTGGTGCGCTACGACCGCCTGCGCTGGGGCCTGACCGGGCAGGGCGACGGGCCGACGATCACCTACGACGACGAGGAAGCGCTGCTCGCCGGGTTGGTCGATCACCTCGGCCTCAAGCGCTTCGTGCTCGCCGGATCGTCGAGTGGTGGGATGACGGTGGCGGCTTACGCGGCGCATAATCCGCAGCGCGTCTCGCGACTGGTCCTTATCAACTTTCCGCTCGGGCACGGACGCATCAACAACGCCTCGGAGCCGAAAAAGCCCGCGCCTGTGCCACTTCCCCCGGTAGAGGCCATGCGCAACCTGCTCAACGCGAACTTCGCAGATCCCTTGCTGGTGACCGAGGCGATGGTGCAGCGTTACGGTGATCTCATGAACCGCGAGGATCCGACCGGTTCGATCCGTTCCAGCTATGCGCAGGCGGCGCTGTTCGGCGAGGCGGAGCGGGCGAAGCTGCTCGGGCAGATCGCAACGCCGACGCTCGTCATGTGGTCGCGGCACAACCGCACGCTGGCGGTCGAACACGGCGTCGCCGCCTTCGAGGCGGTGGGGGGGGCGGAGAAGCAGTTCACCATTATTGAGGGCGCGGGGCACATGCTGCCGCTGGAGAAAGGCGCGCTGTCCGGCCACGTCGCCCGGCGCTTCGTGGATGGCGAGACCCTGCCGCCCGCCGTCGCGGAATGA
- a CDS encoding MBL fold metallo-hydrolase, producing MEPVIRPLIDEDCFEIGLNHIFPMADAARIAGEESWLCPDHLDPAMEKVRLGMKSWLVRAGGRTILVDTCIGQHKERPRHAAWHRRGSDRLLRDLAAEGLAPNDIDLVLCTHLHADHVGWNTRLEDGRWVPTFPRARYAMSRREVGDWRALAAASDVPVNHGAFEDSILPVVDHGLALYVTAGDELAEGVTVEALPGHTVEHFGLHLHRREGAALFCGDAIHSPIQLRVPEWTSAFCGDPDLAVATRIAMLDRAAEEGIELYPAHFRGAGSLRVRRDGNAFGPA from the coding sequence ATGGAACCCGTAATCCGCCCGCTGATCGACGAGGACTGCTTCGAGATCGGCCTCAACCACATCTTCCCGATGGCCGACGCCGCGCGCATTGCGGGCGAGGAGTCGTGGCTCTGTCCCGATCACCTCGACCCGGCGATGGAGAAGGTGCGCCTCGGCATGAAGTCCTGGCTGGTGCGCGCAGGCGGGCGCACGATCCTCGTCGATACCTGCATCGGCCAGCACAAGGAGCGTCCGCGCCATGCCGCCTGGCACCGGCGCGGCAGCGACCGCCTGTTGCGCGATCTCGCGGCCGAGGGCCTGGCGCCGAACGACATCGACCTCGTTCTCTGCACGCATCTCCATGCCGATCATGTCGGCTGGAATACCCGGCTGGAGGACGGCCGCTGGGTACCGACGTTCCCGCGCGCCCGCTACGCCATGTCGCGCCGGGAGGTGGGGGACTGGCGCGCCCTTGCTGCGGCGAGCGACGTGCCGGTCAACCACGGGGCCTTCGAAGACAGCATCCTGCCGGTCGTCGACCATGGCCTCGCGCTCTACGTGACGGCGGGCGACGAACTGGCCGAGGGCGTGACGGTCGAGGCGTTGCCCGGCCACACGGTCGAGCATTTCGGGCTCCACCTGCATCGCCGTGAAGGTGCCGCGCTGTTCTGTGGCGACGCCATCCATTCCCCCATCCAACTGCGCGTGCCCGAATGGACGAGCGCCTTCTGCGGAGATCCCGATCTTGCCGTCGCCACCCGTATCGCCATGCTCGACCGTGCCGCCGAGGAAGGCATCGAGCTTTATCCCGCTCACTTTCGTGGCGCTGGCAGCCTGCGCGTCCGCCGCGACGGCAATGCCTTCGGGCCCGCCTGA